The Chloroflexota bacterium genome includes a region encoding these proteins:
- a CDS encoding VanW family protein, translated as MTDHPEVRSKTRISLAPFVVIEILLFMLILAFATIASDYQARYAGRIYRGVTIRGIDVGGLTPQEATARVNAVRPLLLPAQVYLYYGDRTWTVSGRELGIGLDVSKAVSEAYRIGRMGSWVDAWRSRISALVYHVDVPLQPSLDEGACALLLGRIARDINIAVRNASVEISGTQVITTPAVMGCELDVPASIAAIRTAVANQGPLNVNLIVKEVHPSISEVGEAATLVQHILSAPIHVKLPPEVSAILHSDPTWMLEPSQLAEAILLSQVKSDASAVQLAVDLDGSPLRAFLTPIAAQINRPSRDALLKYDPLDGSLSYILEDQKGLTLDIEQSIQLIKQAAMGTERIVTLPISVQAPTVSMEDFTSRITLPLDLISEGVSYFTGSSAARAQNIRIAAARFHGVVVMPHTIFSFNEHLGEVSAEAGYAEAYVIFGDRTVLGPGGGICQVSTTCFRAAFWGGFPIVERHAHTYRVGWYEPPMGLDATVFVPDVDFRFENDTDTPILIQTEVDQVSGKLTFRFYGRKPNRTVEIEGPIVENVVPAGPPIYENDPSLPTGKTVQTDLAHDGADVTIYRIIRRDGEIIARERFFSRFVPWPARYKVGTGGSNP; from the coding sequence ATGACGGACCACCCTGAGGTTAGGAGCAAAACGAGAATTTCACTGGCCCCCTTCGTGGTTATCGAAATCCTGCTTTTCATGCTCATCCTAGCCTTTGCCACGATTGCTTCTGATTACCAAGCGCGATACGCAGGCCGAATCTATCGTGGCGTGACTATCCGCGGCATAGATGTCGGTGGGCTGACGCCACAAGAGGCTACCGCGCGGGTGAATGCCGTCCGCCCCCTCCTCCTGCCCGCACAAGTGTACCTCTACTATGGTGATCGAACCTGGACGGTTTCTGGAAGGGAATTGGGTATCGGTTTAGATGTGTCCAAGGCGGTCTCGGAGGCCTATCGGATCGGGCGGATGGGCTCATGGGTAGACGCCTGGCGCTCGCGTATCAGCGCCCTGGTTTACCACGTAGACGTTCCGCTACAGCCAAGTCTGGATGAAGGTGCTTGTGCCTTGCTCTTAGGGCGCATAGCCCGTGATATCAACATCGCGGTGCGCAATGCCAGCGTGGAAATCTCCGGCACCCAGGTCATCACCACACCAGCGGTGATGGGGTGCGAATTGGATGTCCCGGCCTCCATCGCCGCCATCCGCACAGCGGTAGCCAATCAGGGTCCCCTAAATGTAAACCTGATAGTGAAAGAGGTGCACCCCTCCATCTCCGAGGTGGGCGAAGCGGCGACTTTGGTACAGCACATCCTCTCTGCTCCAATACACGTGAAGTTGCCTCCGGAGGTCAGTGCCATTCTCCATTCCGACCCAACCTGGATGTTAGAACCGTCTCAATTGGCTGAAGCGATCTTGCTCAGCCAAGTAAAATCTGACGCATCAGCGGTGCAACTGGCTGTTGACCTGGATGGATCTCCCCTGCGTGCGTTCCTAACACCTATTGCAGCGCAGATCAACCGACCCTCTCGGGACGCCCTACTCAAATACGACCCTCTCGATGGCAGCCTTTCTTACATACTCGAAGATCAAAAAGGACTTACCCTGGACATCGAGCAGTCAATACAACTCATCAAACAGGCGGCTATGGGAACCGAACGTATAGTAACCCTGCCTATATCTGTGCAGGCGCCAACGGTCTCCATGGAAGATTTCACCAGTCGCATAACATTGCCATTAGACCTGATCTCGGAGGGCGTCAGTTACTTTACCGGCTCATCTGCAGCGCGGGCACAGAATATCCGCATCGCTGCCGCACGTTTCCACGGTGTTGTGGTGATGCCACACACCATTTTCTCATTCAACGAGCACCTAGGAGAGGTAAGCGCAGAAGCCGGATACGCTGAGGCTTATGTTATTTTCGGTGATCGGACGGTATTAGGCCCTGGGGGTGGTATTTGTCAGGTTTCCACCACCTGCTTCCGCGCCGCTTTCTGGGGCGGATTCCCCATCGTGGAACGCCATGCTCATACCTACCGCGTTGGATGGTACGAGCCACCGATGGGGTTGGACGCCACCGTCTTCGTGCCAGACGTGGATTTCCGCTTCGAGAATGACACGGACACCCCTATCTTAATACAGACCGAGGTAGATCAGGTCTCCGGGAAACTGACATTCCGATTCTATGGACGCAAGCCCAACCGCACAGTGGAAATAGAAGGGCCCATCGTGGAGAATGTCGTGCCCGCTGGCCCGCCAATCTATGAGAATGACCCCTCTCTGCCCACTGGTAAAACGGTGCAGACTGATTTGGCCCATGACGGCGCGGACGTGACCATCTACCGCATCATTCGCCGTGATGGTGAAATCATCGCCCGCGAACGCTTCTTCAGCCGCTTTGTGCCCTGGCCAGCACGTTATAAAGTGGGAACGGGCGGCAGCAACCCATAA
- a CDS encoding 2-hydroxy-3-oxopropionate reductase: protein MSKTMIGFIGLGIMGKPMARNLMKAGYPLVVHNRSRGPVDELAAEGAIAARTPKEVATKSEVVITMLPDSPDVELVVAGPDGVLSGAHEGLILIDMSTIAPAVAVSLAQKAAAQGVEMLDAPVSGGDVGAIQGTLSIMVGGKEEVFQRCLPIFQAMGKTIIYVGESGAGQTVKACNQIVVAGTLAAMSEALVLGTKAGVDPAVIVQAISGGAARCWALEVRAPHVIRGAFVPGFKSKLHYKDLGIAMQTGRDYKVPLPVTSLVREFFAALLAKGGGELDHSAIITVIEDLARVEARTRSKAE from the coding sequence ATGTCAAAGACAATGATTGGCTTTATTGGCCTGGGCATCATGGGCAAGCCAATGGCTCGCAATCTCATGAAAGCCGGCTACCCGCTGGTAGTCCATAACCGCAGTCGAGGCCCGGTGGATGAACTCGCGGCAGAGGGAGCCATCGCGGCACGCACTCCAAAAGAGGTTGCGACCAAAAGCGAAGTAGTGATTACGATGCTCCCCGACTCACCCGATGTAGAACTTGTGGTAGCCGGGCCAGACGGCGTGCTTTCTGGCGCACACGAGGGTCTGATCCTGATTGACATGAGCACGATTGCTCCGGCAGTCGCCGTTTCTCTGGCTCAAAAGGCCGCCGCGCAGGGTGTAGAGATGCTTGATGCCCCAGTCAGTGGCGGGGACGTAGGTGCCATTCAGGGGACGCTTTCGATCATGGTGGGAGGCAAAGAAGAAGTTTTCCAGCGTTGCCTACCCATTTTCCAAGCAATGGGCAAGACCATCATTTACGTGGGTGAAAGCGGTGCAGGCCAGACGGTAAAAGCGTGCAACCAGATTGTAGTAGCCGGAACGTTAGCGGCCATGAGCGAGGCGTTGGTATTGGGGACGAAGGCGGGCGTGGATCCGGCGGTGATTGTGCAAGCCATCAGCGGGGGTGCTGCACGTTGCTGGGCACTGGAAGTACGGGCACCCCATGTGATTCGGGGTGCCTTCGTACCAGGGTTCAAGAGCAAATTGCACTACAAGGACCTTGGCATTGCCATGCAGACGGGCCGGGATTATAAGGTGCCGCTGCCAGTGACCAGCCTCGTGCGCGAGTTCTTCGCTGCACTACTGGCGAAGGGAGGCGGGGAATTGGATCACTCTGCCATCATCACGGTGATAGAGGATTTGGCCAGGGTTGAGGCACGCACGAGGAGCAAAGCAGAGTAA
- a CDS encoding Rrf2 family transcriptional regulator — MKLSARERYGLRAMVEFAKRYGSGPVTLGEVAAAQDMSLSYLEQIVAPLRRAGLLDSARGARGGYVLARAPEEITVADVLRVLEGTIFPLSCVGEEETCAPCAREAVCTARTVWQKVRDDLLLTLDSTTLADLAARPV; from the coding sequence ATGAAATTATCGGCGCGTGAAAGATATGGCCTGCGGGCTATGGTGGAATTTGCCAAGCGTTACGGGTCGGGTCCTGTGACTTTGGGCGAAGTCGCTGCAGCGCAGGATATGTCATTGTCCTATTTGGAGCAGATTGTGGCACCATTGCGCCGGGCAGGATTGCTGGATAGCGCTCGCGGTGCACGTGGTGGCTATGTTCTAGCCCGGGCACCCGAAGAAATCACAGTTGCCGACGTGCTGCGTGTTTTAGAGGGCACCATCTTCCCTCTTAGTTGTGTGGGTGAAGAGGAAACCTGTGCACCGTGTGCCCGGGAGGCAGTCTGCACGGCGCGCACGGTGTGGCAGAAAGTGCGAGATGATCTCTTGCTCACACTAGATTCAACCACCTTGGCCGATCTCGCAGCACGACCTGTTTAG